The genomic interval taatgaaaatgaaatattcaaaatgcGGTCACATTAATCACATTCCAAATGCTCAATATCCACATGGGACTAGTGGATAGCAGAACATTTCCACCAATACAGAAAAGTTCTTTTGGACAGCCCGGTCTTCAGGAATGGCTCCCCCTGGAGTCATACAGGCATAGACAAGATGAAAGTCTGCACAGGGTAGCTATGTTTGCAAGGCCTGACATACAGTTGAtattgtttataatttattttcaactgAGGTTACCAGTTTCTGGAATTTCAAGTGTCTTGGAGTTTTCAATTCCCTTTTGggagctgtatttttaaaagtttcttttagtGGAATGTGCCTTGATTTGGGAGCTGATACCTGACTTCTTGTTTTTTGTTACCATGTGAGGACATTAGTCCCCTACTGCTGCTACAACAAACACTGtttcaaaacaacacaaatttattatcttacaagttttgttttgtttgtttttttgggtgagAAAGCCAACACACTtctcattgggctaaaatcaaggtgtcagcaggactgtgttcctttctggaggctccaagGGAGAATTTATTTGACTTTTCCATTCCTTGGCTCTTGGCCCCTTTCCACCTTCAAACCTAACAATGGCCAGCTGAGTCTTTCTCACATCACATCACTGACAcactcttctgcctcccccttccaCTTAAAGGATACTTGTGATTTCATTGGGCCCaaccaaataatccaggataatctcaccCTCTAAATGTCAGACAGTGATTAGCAAACTTAATTCCATCTGTAACCTTAATTCCCCTTGGCTGTTTAATCTAACATGCACAGATTCCAAAGAGTAGGCGGCAGTCATCTTTGGAATCCAGCGTATCTACTACAGTGCTGGGGGGCAAATCATTCACCTCTGGTTTTTGCATTTGTATAATTGATGAGATTGGTCTGTATAACCCCTAAGGTCCTTTCCAACTCTATCAGCTACAGCTCCAAACTAACAAAAGTTCATAGTAACTATTATATCTCGCTTTTCACTGAATTTGCATTAAATAATTAATCTGAAATAATGTTAATTCTGAATTTATGTTCAGACGTGACTTCGAAAGTTATCAGGCCGTGAATCTCCCAGAGTAAGTGTTGGCCACAggcccaaacacacacaaaaccaatTCCAATGCTGTCTTTCCACTTAACATCAGAATGGAGACGTAAATAATGAATTTTCAAATGTGGGATACACTAAATGTTTAACTCACAAGTGAAGGAAGTGGCACATAAGTAAGTTCTAGCTGATACACaagaaagtttctttttctcccacaaGAAAGGATTTTAATCAGGGATAAATGAATTTTGTGTCTATTaaccctctctcccttttcttagGAGTTTGCCAAGTCGTATTTCAAAAAGGAATAACAAACTGGTGCTGTAACTGGAGAGTACAAAAGTCATCCAAACGACAATCCTTCAAAGTCAAGGAAATGGGGTCAGAACAcactagaaataaaagtaaaggaTTCACCTTTCCTTTCTGACTTACCAGAACGGcttctctagaagaaaacagCATTTGGGTTCTTTAGTATTTTGAGTAATAAAGTAGTTCTATCACCCTGACACATTCAAGAATATTTGGAATAGAAATTAAACGTTGATacgaggagaaaaaaaagttgacaTGAGGACTAAATCCTTCAGCAGTGATTTTAAATCCATCTCCTTAACAAGTTTTCTTACCGATGTGTCCTTAATTACCAGTGACCCTGTTATCAGATGGTACTTTCTACATCAAAATACTTCTGGTGATGCACTTCAGAACTGACATTTTCTACATAGTCACAACACATACAATCGGAAGAATACagaagtattattttttcatttaatgatgCAAAACACAAACGCTGATTTGACATACATTCACATataatttcttctctcattttacaACTCAACAGATTGGTGAATCCAAAGGAACCAGTATCATCACTATATGGAGCATACCtacaatgaagagaaaaaaaccgAGAACTATAGCATTAACCAgcagaaataatattaaaattagacCATTCTGAATAATTCACCTTAGAGAATCTGGGAAAGTCTAGAAAACAAATCCACAAAGAGTATCAAGCCTTCATTTTACTCAAGTTTTAGCAAAAAATACTTCATGTGACCTAGAAGATAGTAGCAAAAGCATATCTATTTCATGTTTATCTCTTGCCTGGCTGACCAAAGTAGTGAGAGCAAGGTgatattaatatgaaaaaagaaatgaaaaatttggatAATTAAACCCTAAAGGGCTGAGTTTGagagttgttaaatattttttaaaaagtgtatgcTAGTGATTACTAATGTTACCTACTTTAATCAAACTAATCCATGAAAGCTAAGATTTATAagtgatttattattttacaaaaggaTTAatatagaatttctttaaaaggattttcAGAAATACactatgtgtgcatatatatacatatatatataaatataaaatacactctTTCTTTTAAACCACAGAGCATGCAGAGTATAGTATCTTGTTCACAGCTAGACTTTACTAGGAATTATCCAATTGGGTGTTAGTTGTAGTGACAATCATAATGAAATGGTCATACAGTAAAAGATTTACCAATCTACTGCCCTTATACATTCATCCATTGTACAAATATTAAATTACCAGTAGGCCCAGGCACTGAGCAATTTGCTGAGTACATTATGATTAATAAAATAGACAGGGTTTCTGTTCTCTGGAATTTACACTCACTCAGGTGTCATTTATGACAAATTGATATTAagaaatacatacacaaataatgGTAACTTGTCTTCAGTGTTATAAAGTCACTGTGTAGAGTACCATTAGATTTACAAAAATGATATGAttttggtttcattctttttttttttttaaaagattttatttgtcagagagaaagagagggagagagtgcacacgcacacatgcacgcgcacatacaagcagggggaataacaggcagaggaagaagcaggcccccccacTGAGCGACGgacccaatgcgggactcgatcccaggaccctgggatcacgccccgagccaaaggcagatgcttaactaactgagccacccaggtgtcccaattttAGTTTCATTCTTAAACACAACTTTTTTTGAACACGGTCAAAGCGTAATGATTAAAAATGATGCTAAAAGATGATTATGCTGAGAGATGCTTCAGATAAgatattaaaattcataaatttgTCACAGACAGGAATATCAGTGCTAACAAGTACAAGctcaataggggtgcctgggtggctcagctggaggAGCATGCAACTCAATCTCGGGGTTGAGTTTGAGCCtgacattgggtgtagagattaatttaaaaaaaaaaaaacaaaaaccttaaaaaaagtataaacccaacaaaaaaacccccaaaatacattatttaaaaagaagtcaaATTAACTTGCATAATTAATTAATCCTATAAAATTGCTTACTTACCATATTAGTATTTCAATAGTTTATTCCaacccatttcttcttttatactcTAAAACATCTTCATTATGCTGTTTGATGAGCTAGAAGTAGGTAacaattaaaattagaaatgtaatCTTCCTGGCAACTTAAAGAGGCTAACCAATGAAATTATATTTGGTATTAAAGAGGTATACAAGAGGAATAAGCATAGATTAAAAGAATTACAACTATTCTAGAGGTGAGGGAGGGCATGGGGGCACTGGGACctggatttgcttttctttttgttttaaagatttatttgtcagagagagcgagcgagagcacaagcagggggagcagcacacagagggagaagctgactccctgctaagGAAGGAGCcggatatgggactcaatcctagcactctaggatcatgacttcagctgaaggtagacccttaaccaactgagccacccaggtgtccctcttttccttttcttttttttttttttttaagattttatttatttattcatttgacagagatagacagccagagagagagggaacacaagctgggggagtgggagaggaagaagcaggctcatagcggaggagcctgatgtggggctcgatcccagaacgccaggatcacgccctgagccgaaggcagacactcaacgactgagccacccaggcgcccctccttttcttttttaaagagagttttattttttttttcaagattttatttattcatttgtcacagagaaagaaagagagagagcgcacacagcagggggagcagcaggcagagggagaagtaggctccctgctgagcaagaagcctgacagggactcatcccaggaccctggaatcatgacctgagctgaacgcagacacttaaccaactgaaccactgaGATGTCCCTGGATTTGCTTTTCTAAACAAAgttggaaaagcaaaaaaaaaaaaaaaaaaaattacagctattctagttaaaaataaaaggcttagAGGTGCAAGTCCAAAAACTATGAATGGTATATACTAGTTCATTTCAATCTAACATACTAAATTTGAGAAGGCAGCCCTTACGAGTTTAATTAATTagccaattaattaattaatttttaaagattttatttatttatttgacacagagagagacagagagggaacacgagcagtggaaagggggagtgggagaaggagaggcaggctccccgccaagcagggagcctgatgcggggctcgattccaggatcctgggatcatgacttacacccaaagcagacacttaactgagccacccaggcgccccccccttatAAGTTTAAATTCAACTTCTGccacataaattatttcattcagtGGGTAATTAATGTAATAGAATAACTTACCATGGAGGAGCTAAACCAACACAATCAACCAGAACTGAGTTATTAAATGAGGTCTAAGCTGGTTGCTGGGTGTGTTATACTTCTATCTTTATGATACTGTGAGTGACCAACCCCATCCTCCAACTATGTGTATCAATTAGATGTCACGGGAGATAGACACTTTCTTAGGACCACTGTCTGACAGAATATGCAACCAAAACAATGGTTGATATGGGGTGACATTTGCTGCAATCAAAGATCCAATTTCAGTAAGAGTTCTCAGTAGCAATCAaattttttgggggaaaattttaaattaaaacttcattatgacaaatattattttaaaaaggattagtTACTGTTGTTGTTATGCTGTAAATGACTTTCGACATCTCTTGCTCCTTATCAacaagactttttcttttttaaagattttattttatttatttgacagagacagagagcacaagcagggggagtggcaggcagagggagagggagtagtgGGCACCCCgatgggcagggagcccaattcgggactagatcccagggccccgggatcatgacccaagccaaaagcagatgcttaatgactaagccacccaggtgccccatcaacaagccattttaatgagaaaatccaaaataagagATCTAAGAATTAGAGGTGGGAGGCAATGGAGAAAGCCTCTAACCCATtagatacaaaacaaaataaatactaatacaGCACACAGACTTTGAGTCAACTTCAAGAAAATTTATCTACAGAGAGGCAGTATTTCACAATGGTCTATATTGTAATTCTTTAGTCAGGGAGAACTGGGTTTAGCAAACTAATTTCTCCAAGCGTTTTATCTATAAAAAGGCaacaataatagtacctactaCACAGTGTTGTTGAAAAGATTGAGTTTTTACATGTAAAGCATTTGGCATACTGTAAAGACGAAAAAAAAGCTGCTACATACTAAGTACAATTTCCAACAATGTATTTACGCAAACATTGATTAAAATCTTATGTTCTGGAAGTCTAGGGGACTTAATTTGTATAGCTTGTCCATTGATGGTTTGTCCCCTATGGCATTTGAAAAAAAGTGTCTTCATAAAACCCAACCAGCCTCCATCTTCATTAGCAAGTAAAGGACAATTAATAGTAAAATTGCCATTCATCACAAAACCATGCTCATTAACAACGAATGACGTAAGTTTCGGCCTCATCGTACTTTCTCGATGCTGCTGAaatccttaatatttctttttgtctttgggaTTTCCCTTATGTAACTAGCAATTACATAAATATCCAATTGGATGGGAGATTTGCTCAGCAACAATCTCACAATGACATTTCTCCTCCCCACGGTGTCGGGGTCGCACGACCTCAAGGGAGTAAAAACTCACATAGATCCATAAGAAGACGGAGGTGCCCAAGGTCAGCCCAACTTTCAGCCAGTCAGGTCTGTCATGTGGTGGCTCCCGAACGTAGAATTTCGATCGCGCGGAAGCTGAAAGCGGACAGTGTCTGTAAATCGATAACGTATTCCTTGTACTGAAAAACTTAACATTTACGTGTGTATTACTGCATTTAATTctcccttccatccctccctcccccccttaaaCAGCTACggaaacagaggttcagagaggtcaagcTAACTCCCCCGGAGCCACCGGCACAGCCAGACCCAGCCGCCCCTGTCCTCCAGGACGCTCTCAAAGCCTCGTAAACTGGCTTTGCGGAGCCTCAGATGACTCCGGAGTCGGCGGGAAGCGGCCCCAAGAGGGTCTGCAGGACCAGCCTGCAGCGGGTAGAGTCCATTCGTAGAGACCAAGGGCTGTCCGCACTAAGAGAAGGGTCGGCGGCGGGTGATGGGGAACCTAGAGTCAGGGCTGGGATCTGGGACTCAGGCCGGCGAAGGTCACTACAGGACGGGCCCGGGCCCAGACGCCCCCTGCCCCCGCGGGCTGGGTTCATCCTGGTAGTGGCAGACAGGAAGGTCGGGTCGGCCTGAGCGGAGAGGGACACTCACAGCCGCTTGAGAGCCTGGTAGGAGCCAACAGCTTGGAGAACGGGCGCAACAACGCGGGCGGCGCCATCTTGCTGAGCAAAGCTCCGCCTTTCCGCAACCGCGTCTCCCCTGAAGTCGGCGCGCAGCCGAGCGCCCCCTTGCGGAACGAAGTGCGGGATTCGCCAGCTACCCAGCCGCGCTACTAAGAAAAGATGTTAACTCGAGAATCCTGGTTATTGCCTGGTACTCTAGCTCTCCTCGTCTCAGCcttctgtctgtaaaatggggtttgGGAGGAAATGATTAAAGGAGGAAAGAGGTAGTTTATCCACTTCACTGTCCCGTGAGAATTTCAGGCACCTCCTCCAAGGATACGCAAGAGATTTACTAAAATCTTGCTACATGAgccagaaaactgaaaatattgtGTTGAGTAACCACTAGAACTTTGAATTCTGCGTTCCAGACACTGTACACTATGTAGCATATGGTTTACATGCATcgactcatttcatcctcacaacgaCCGTTTGATATACCTTATTACcctcagtttacagatgaagCTCAAAGGCAACTTACTCATCCAAGGTGAGATACCATATATTTGAAGAGACTTCTCAGAGTTCCCCAAGTCTGCTCACACACACTATCGTGGTAAATCTTCACATCGCCGTGAGGAAGAGAGAACCTTCGTGTTTTGGAAGTGCCCGGACCGGCTCACGCTCAGGATCCCACAGCTGGAGGAGGTGGGATTCAGACTGAGGTCTGCGGACCCCAGATCTAGTGATCCTCCTTAGCCCATCTAACAGACTTGGACAGTCCCCTGAGGCCATGAGCTTTATAACAGGGCACAAAGAGTCAAGTTTAAAACGCCATTCCTGTAGACCATCTTTCAGCTTTTGATttttaggcaaattacttaatctctctataCCTCAGTTTTATAGCTGTAACATAAAACctatcttttttttgttgtttgtttaaagattttatttatttatttgacagagagagagagagagagagacagccagagagagaaggaacacaagcagggagagtgggagaggaagaagcaggctcccagtggaacagggagcctgatgcagggctcgatcccagcaccctgggatcacgccctgagctgaaggcagatgcctaacgactgagccacccaggcgcccccataaaacCTACCCTATATGATCTTTGGGAAGCTTATAAATTGTCTGGTAGTTGTAAACAACTTGTTTTTGCCTACCAAAGACATTGTACTGACAATAGGTTTTATCTTTCGTAATTGAGCCAGATTTTGTGCCTTCACTTCTCAATTCAATCTGATGTCTAAGGACcatgtaaaaatatgtatataagtaaaagaaataatgaattttaatactttaatCCTTTAAACTTAATGCCATTTAGGATcattttaaaagcacaatgaaTGTTAGTAAatctttttt from Ursus arctos isolate Adak ecotype North America unplaced genomic scaffold, UrsArc2.0 scaffold_11, whole genome shotgun sequence carries:
- the NDUFC1 gene encoding NADH dehydrogenase [ubiquinone] 1 subunit C1, mitochondrial produces the protein MAPPALLRPFSKLLAPTRLSSGSSARSKFYVREPPHDRPDWLKVGLTLGTSVFLWIYLIKQHNEDVLEYKRRNGLE